In the genome of Phocoena sinus isolate mPhoSin1 chromosome 15, mPhoSin1.pri, whole genome shotgun sequence, the window AGATGCTTACAGCGGCCACGACGCTGTTCTCCGAGATGAAGCGCACACTTAGGAGGGGCAGGAACTCCGTCTTCAGAGTTGAGACCCTGAACACAAGAACAGTGTTAACTTGAGATGGAGCGGACCACGCAGCCTCTTCAGACACAGACGACAAAGGACCTGTTCTCATGGGGGCTTGGCAGGATGAACAAACACTTACGTTAAGAGGAGTCCCATGACCCAAGCCTCCAGGAATCTCCAGCATGAGCCAGCCCTGAGGTGACCCGCAGACGCGCAGGCCTCTGCCCCCTCTGGCTGTGCCCACCCCTCCTGCACCCCTGCTCACCACCAACTGCCCTACACTGCGGTCCCAGGAGCGCTGGTTCTCTGCCGCCTCGGCCTTGGCTCCCCCTGCCCCGTTACCCACACGCCCTTTCTGCTCCTCCTGCTTTTCCAAAGTCCACCCCAGTCTCTGAAACTCGGCTTGAGTTTCATCACCCCCATGAACAGCCTTCCTGGACCACGTCAGCCTGCAGTGGCTGCTCTTCTCTCTGGCCTCCTAGAGTTGACTATCACCGGCACACAGGACTGAAGGCctttctctgctcccttctcctcaCCTGGGCTCACATGGGCTCCTAGAGGGCTGGGACCACAGACATTTATGGGAGTCTATTCTGTGCCCCACCAGGCACTGGGGCAGGAGCTACGGCCACCGATGAACATGACACAGTATTGGCCAGCCAGGAGCTCACATGCGAAtgggccgtgtgtgtgtgtgtgtgtgtgtacacacgtatGCTTCATGATCATCTGGCCGAGAGATTACACAGATACGGCAGCAAACATGCTGGTTGATGAAGTAGGATCATATGGCTCCATGTAAAAGATGATGCATTTTGAAACTGTGTCTCAGGAGACACCCCTGCCCTATCCCCTTCAGTACGAATGGTATTGGATTAAAGTACTAACACCTCATCTTAGGCTCTCCTGTGGCATACCTGGCTCTTACTACATGAAATACTCTGATATGGAGAAGGGTAGCAGATGTAATCTGACTTGCAGGACCGGAGAAGccaaataataaatcaatatgaAGGTAGACAAGAGCTTATAATATAAGCATGTGCTAAGAGCTTATTATGCATTACAATAAACTGTACAGAAATCAAATAGCCATGACAAAACATTATTGAATGACAAACAGCAAATTACTATACAAAATGTATACCATAATCCCAGTggagttaaaaatgaaaagatatatgtgtCTACATATGTACAGAAATCTTCTGGAAGGCTTCATAATTTAGATTGGGGgggtgtttaaaaattaaaaaaaaaaaattcaccccaatcagtaaaatatatattctttctgaaATGTCACTTTGTTGTCAGTGTGGGGCAGTGGGAGTCAGATGTGACTGGTTCCCTGCACAGGGGACAAGTCAGGAAACCCTTACAGGTgggttacctttttttttgtttgtttgctttttttgcaatacatgggcctctcactgttgtggcctctcacggtgcggagcacaggctccggacgcgcaggctcattggccatggctcacgggcccagccgctccgcagcatgtgggatcttcccggactggagcaagaacccgtgtcccctgcatcggcaggtagactctcaaccactgcgccaccagggaagccccaggtgggTTACCTTTAGCTGCCAACGGAAAGGATTCACCAGGACAGAACCAAGATTCACAAGCGGAAAGGACTGCGgtcaccctctctctccctctagacATGATAAGCAGACACAAACTGAAGTCTGATGAGACACACACTGCTCTCCTCAGGGCTGAGCAGGCACCTCTTCACAGCGAGTCTCTGCGATTCGGGCTCCCCCAGTGCACACACCAGGGGGACTGGCTCCCAGGGTGTCAAGTGTCACTGCATGAAGGCCCACATGAATGGAGCACTGTCCACTGACTACACAGAGTAAGAACACATCTCTCACTTCATCTAAGGCTGCTGGATGCCATTTACGTGTTGTGAGGAATTCACAGGAACAGACTAAACTGCCATCTGAAGGAACTCTTACCAGGAGCAAACCAGGAGACTCCTTTGGAGGAATCAAAATCAGCACTTCCATTAAGAAGTGTTTCTGGAAGTGAGACCTAAGTCTTCAAAATTTCCCCAAATGGACAATCTAAACGTGCGAAGGTAACTTTAAAGGCTGCCTTGCAACCTGGTTCAGATTTTTATGCTGGTGCCCTGCACTTATGCCCAGGGAAGGGCAGCCTCAGGCCAGCTGCTGAGATCCCACCCCACTCCTCTCTAAGTCCAGACAAAGGCAGATACTCACTGCACACTTTTTGAGGCATCGGCAACGGACACGGTGCTGTCGTGGCTGACCCAGGCCAGGCGGCTCCCGCTGGCGGAAAAGCTGACCCCGTGCACCCAGCCGCCAGTGCCACTGCCACCAAACTCTGACATCAGCTGACCAAAAGGCATCTTGCTGCCCCAGGGTGTACTGGCTGGCTTCTCATCCACTTCTTTAATGTAGGCAGAAAACACTCTGTGGTTTAAgggcaggaagagaaagaaagagtaaatgaaaatatgCGTATATAGAAACAGGTCACAGGCAGCTGCTGAAAGGTGTcccaaaatgaaaagatactgaCTCATCAAAAGCAAAacctgatgggcttccctggtggcacagtggttgagagtccgcctgccgatgcaggggagacgggtttgtgccccggtccgggaagatcccacatgccgcggagcggctgggcccgtgagccatggccgctgagcctgtgcgtccggagcctgtgccccgcaacgggagaggccacagcagtgagaggcccgcgtaccgcaaaaaaaaaaaaagcaaaacctgatGACAGACAAGTTCAGATACACAAACCTCTTAAGACACAGAAGGGTTCTAAGGGCTGCCTACAGGTCAATTCAAGTTTGGCCTATGTCGTGTCAGGCACTACTCTCAGGGCATAGCTCTAGAAGTGATGGACACAAAAGCCCTTCCCTCCTGGAGTGCATCCAGGGGAGGACCTTGCTGTCCTGCCCCTCTCCGCTCCCTGGCCCATGGCAGACTCTGCTAAATGAGCACAGCATACTTTCGTGTCTGCTTCACCATCATTCTTAACACAGCAGTCCAGAGCCCACACAGTCAAATGGTAGGAGAGAGGAAACTATTTGCTACTCTGCAATAAACCACtagcattaactcatttaaagaaagaaagggagggacttccctggtggtctagtggttaagattccatgcttccaatgcagggggcctgggtttgatccctggtcagggaactagaccccacatgctgcaactaaggagcccgcctgctgcaactaagacctggcaaaactaaagaaagaaagaagaaaagaagaaaagaaggaaagaaggaaagaaagaaagaaagaagaaaagaaggaaagaaagataggaaagaaggaaggaaaggaatgaaaggaaggaaagaaaggaagaaagagacatCCAAAGAGAAAGTCAAGGGAGGCCAGTGAGAGTGGGTAGGCTCTCCCTAGTGTCACCCTCAGGTCCACTGTCCAGCCTTTGTGGCAGTTCTAGTCTGGGATGACGGCGGGTCCTTTACAGCCTAGGATCATCAGTCTCCTTCTCTAATTCCATGAAGCTGTGCGTAAGGATGTTCTGACCAGAGCTGGGAAGCAGAAGGGCTATAGAACAGCTGGGGATCTGCCCTCCAATGCTATTTCTTTATACAGCTTCTCTTCAAAAACTTCTGAAACTTAAAGCCTCCCGAAGCGATCTGGGATATTTTCCCCCTAAAACAATAATGGCGGCAGCAGCTCTGGAAGAGGCAGGACAGTGGAGAGGTAAAGGAAGCCTCGAATTAATCTGTAAGTTAGATGATGTGACCTCAGAATCTCTGTGCTTTAAATCTGCATCACGATGGCTACTGCTTTAGTCATCAGAAGCCAGGAAAGAACTGTGCTGCCAAAATGAGAGTTCGAACAGAAAAGACCCTTACCCACAGGACCACAGGTCAAAGCCAAGTTTATTTCTGGAAATTAATGTTAACAAAAGAATTGTAAGCTATTTGTACAAGGAGATTTTTAGACACAGCCTGACAACCCAGGTGGTATGGTTAAATTGCATCTTCTAAGGGAGCTGGAATGACTCTGCGTAACACATCACAAACAACAAAACTCCTGAATATGAAAAAATCTTTACTGTTAACACTGGTTCTCAAGCAGAAGAgccaatatttttccaaaaagtaCCTTGACACTATTGTACTCCCATCCCACAGCCAAATTCCCAtacatatcctttaaaaaaaaatcccaaaccaaAAACCCCGTGAGGATTCTTGGATATAAATCACTGGCCAGGTTTTCTGGAATTTCTCCACATAGCTTACCAAAGAATGCTGCACCCCACCACAGAGTCAACATGAAGcaacatttgcttttcttctggcTAAGGCCggggtggggagcggggagcCTTCTTGATAAAGAACAGCTTTAAAAAGCAATTACACTGTATGACCCTTAAAGCTCTCAGCAAAGTGGCTGTGTTTTTTCTAGTCTCATGCTAATGACAAATAAAGAGCTTTAACTGAAAAGGAACCGCACAATAACAGCTCAGCAGTGCTCTGTTCAGCTCTGTTTTGTTGATCTTGGTTTCACTCTGGAATTTGCCCAGTCTGCTGCCTCGGTTATGAAATGAGAAATAACACCGTGGGAGCGGGGGACCCTGTACCTGGATGTCCTGCCTGAGGAAACTTCCTGGTTCTGCCCTTGCATCCCTCCGCCTGCCCCTCCTGGTCCACTGCTTTCTATTGATACCTCCTGATTTCCGCACTTGCTGTAGCTCCTTTTCTAGATCACAAGCTCCTTTCATCTCTGGGACCCTCGTGGGGCCTAGCACAGTACCTTACAAAGAAAAGGAACCTCAAAAATACTTGCTGAAAGATGAAAAACGAAGAGCTCAAGGCCGTCTACCAATCCTCACTGGTTCCCACCTGCATTTGAAATCACAGGATCCTGCTGCCAGCAAGACATTGTTGGGATGCCAATCCAAGCTGAGGACCGTGGAGCGAATGGGTTTTTTAATGTGCTTGCTTACCCACCTACAAAAGGAGAAAACCCATTTTAGTTTATCCACGCATCAAGCAACCGTCCCCAAATGACCTACAAGTGTGTGTCAGGCGAAAACACCTACACGTGGTTCTCACGTGGCCACCGAGTGTTCTACCAGAGAGAAGGTGCATTTctagaggaagagaggaaggggaacCATATGTGGCCCCTTTGCTCTCCTGTCTTTCAGGCTTTGACGTTTTCATCAGAGCAGCCAGTTTGGAACTTTCCCGGCTACCAGGGGATCCTCATCATTAAGTATATTTATGGATTAACTCTCATACCGTCCCCCATGGACTTTCACATTATGTGTAACTCTaacctttgaaataaaaattgaggTTTGAAAtcacttgaatttttttaaaaaataaatttatttatttttggctgcgttgggtcttcgttgctgtgcgtgggctttctctagttctggtgagcgggggctactctttgttgcggtggcttctcttattgcggagtacgggctctagatgcacgggcttcagtagttgcagcgtgtaggctcagtacttgtggtgcacaggcttagtttctccgcggcatgtgggatcttcccggaccagggctccaacctgtgtcccctgcactggcaggtggattcttaaccactgcgccaccagggaagtctgctgaatttttattacaaatattcagtgatttgttcctttgttttgggTTAAGTTTGGGTTGTAAAATAGTTTAATTTCCTTTCTAAGTCTCTGAGAAGCTgcaacttctttattttttcacagagaaatcaagaaattAGCAGAACCTCTTGCTGGCGATGGGCCTCTGACTAACTCTCTAGCTccactaaaatgtttatttatgtctAAGATCAGTCATTATTCTGGCCTAATTCAATTTCTATCCCTAAACTGCTGCTTAAAGACCAATGCTGTTCTGCTGCTTAGGAGCTGAGAGACTTACTCTCGAGCAGAGCGCCCTTCCTTGAATGTTAAATCACTTTTCTATAGAATCTTTTTCGTAGGGGCTTTTCTGAAAAGCAGATAACATTCTGACTTGTTTTATAACAGTTATTTTACCTTAAAGGCATTTAGAGGTTGTTTTAAAGTACTCGCATCCTACAAATGAATTATAGTGCCATAGCTGAGACACTCCCCTAAATATAATGGCTTGATCAAGGGACAATACCTCGTACTACAGTAAAGCCCAATTTGCCTGAATCTGAGACtatttttcaatgaataaaaatgcaaagtCACTGAGGTTGAAAGCTACCCAGGAAAAAAGCTGTTTCTAATCTATTTGTTACAGTGAGCCTCCTAAACAATTTCTTGCAGGCAACATTTTGTTAGCCTTATTTTTACACATGCTTGCAAGCTTGCAAGCAAGAAAAACCACAGGTCTTCAACTCAAAATTCAATCTTGGTGCAAATTCACAGACTTGTTTCAAAGAATCAAAATTTCTGAGGTTTTACTAAATTACAAACTGTAATGTGATAATCCCTTCCTTTCCTTGTTTCAGACAGTGACACATGAAGAGTAATGTGTACCCGGCTATTTTTAGTACAAACACTGCCAGTTTCGCACTAAATGACAATTCCATGTTGAAGCGTATCTACCACCCTTTCTGAACACCGCCAGGTAGAGCAGAGTGGTTTCCTTATCAAAGTAAGCAGGAAGGAGTAGTTAAAATAACTTACTTAGCCATTAAATAAATCCCCGTATTTTCACTGGCTCAGCTCCAAGTGGTTTACAGTATAAAGTAAGTACAACAGCCTGattatatttctgagattctggtcaaattttaaagtttaacagtttaaacaagtaaaatattataCCAGGACACAGATTTGgtataaaactttaaagaaaggAGAATATTGTTATCTGTAAGACTCCTAGATATTTTAAGTCAATAGAGATAGGGAAAAAAACTTCCTTAGGGCACTGAGCATCTTTCaagtttataatttatatatcagAGTAAGAAAACAGCAATTTAGACAGTACAGAGTGAGAAGAGTTGTAGCatcttaaagaacaaacaagtcAGGAGATCAGAACATGGAAACCACAGTTCGATATTAATATAAGAAAGATGTGAGACTGGACTCACTGCACACAGAAGAAGGGAAAATGTTCAGAGAGAATGGagaatttcaaagggaaaaaaaaatatccagatGAGGAAAAGATGAAGTTACAGTTAAGCCTCCACCCAGTGCCTCAAGAAGTCACCGAGGACACAGCAGTCCAAATGTATGAttctacagagaaataaaaatactcatGTTGCTCACCAGTCATTTTCGGACTCGAAGTAACAAACAGAAATGAGTCGTGCTCCGCTGCCCACGGCAAATTTGTTCTCTAGCGGGGACCACTTGACAAAAGTGGCTGCACGGTTAATTCTCAGGATCACCAGGGTTGGCTTCCAGACACCATCTTTTTGACTCCACACGTAGGCATTGCGGTCAGCCCCACAAGTGACGATGCGGTCACTCTTGGGAGCCCAGTCGATACCTGCAAGTTGAGATGTGGTGACATCTGCTCTGCCTGGCCATTGACAACTGACACAGCACCAGCCGGAGGGCACTGGCGTGGCAGGGCTGGATGAGGGCTTGGgaccttcctccccagcccatcCTTCCCCACCTATGGTCCTGGTCACCACTTCACACACAAAGGCAAGGATGTTTCTCTGCAAAGTTCCGTAACTCAGGATCCTCTGGAGGCCAGGCAGAACAGAGCTGTTATAATTGCGGAGGTTACAAACCAAGCAGGGGCATTCTTAACACCCAGCCACATATCTTTAGAATATCTGATCTGAAgacccttttcttccttctttattggattttttttttttctctgaaagtaCCTTTACTCATTCAGTAACAGACCTTGGTCCATGATATTAACTGAAAGACTGCTATATGACCTACAAATAAAACAACATATAGGGTAAACAATCATCAGTATAGAGGGGAAAATATAAATTGTGATTCTTCTGAAGCTCACTGTTTTTTAAACTAACCGAAATACCTTTTTTACGTGATACAGGTTCTATGAAAGAGTCTTTGAGTATCTTTGCATCtaaacaaggaaaagacctaaatatgTATCTGAatgtaagatttatttttcttatttgatcaGACTTTTACTTACTTGGTGCCTCTATGAAGGATCCCAAAGTCAAGGTCAGTTTGTTATATACCAAGAGTAAAATCTGCTATGATTCAGTCATTTTATAGTTACTGATGAGGTATTTTCTATAAGTATAACTTAACACTGAAGGTATAGAAATActactaataattttttattacagatatctctttaaaaataattaacattctTAACATTTACATGAAAAAAGTAAGAATCAAAGTCTCCATTAGCCATAAATCACAGTGACTTTAGTAGTGTGAACAGTTTATGTTCATTCACCTACAGGAATAGTCAGCTCAATTATTCATACCAGTGAAGGGAAAAAGATGGGGAAGTGTATTCTTGgtgatatgtatttttattttaaatctattcatTATAGGACAGCTTTGCAGCTCTCtttattagattttaaattttattttattttatttattttttttttgcggtacgtgggcctctcactgttgtggcctctcccgttgcggagcacaggctccagacgcacaggctcagcggccatggctcacgggcccagccgctccacggtacgcgggatcttcccagaccagggcacgaacccgtgtcccctgcatcggcaggcggattctcaaccactgcgccaccagggaagccctaaattttatttttaactacaaaagcaaacccacaTATTATCATGAGACAAACATCACAATGGGACACATGCAAAGTCAAAAAAGCCCTGCTTCCATTCTTCACACACATTCTTCCCGCAAAGGATACTAATATCatggcaaacattttctcctgttttttatAAATCAGCAGTGGTTGTACATTATTTAGAACACTGATCTTATCATAATAATTTCCCAAAACATCCCATTGTTGTACGTTTTATTCCCAATCACTTATTAGAAtagataaaactgaaataaacattCAGGCACACACCTTCTTGCTCTGGTTAAAATGATCTCTatgataaattcccagaagtgtgatacaaaatagttatttttatgaCTATCTTGTTCTCCTAACTTGATTACCAGCTTCCTGACAATATGAAGCGAGTCTCTGAAACTACTGTGGTGCAGAACCTGGAGTGGTCTCCGAGATTCCACCTCCTGTTGTTCACGACTCTGTGGGACCCCCCTCCCTGTGGGTGTGGGAAGGACCCCTGACTCACTTCTAACCAGTGGAATGCTGGGAAGGTGAGATGGATGTGACTAGTGCACAAGATTACCTAAGAGCACGGCATCCCTCTTGCTAGAGACTCTCAAGGTCTTTCTCTGTTACTCTCTGTTGAAGAAGCAAGCGGCCATGATCTCTCagctgcaaggaaatgaattctaccACCATCAACCTGAAGGCGCTGGGAAGTAGATCTTTCCCTGGTGGAGCCTCTGATGAGAACAGCCCTTCcatggctgacaccttgattacagcttatgtgagaccctgagcagaggtcCCAGAGAAGCCAAGCCCAGACTCTTGACGCACAAAAAACTGTGAGATAAGTGTGTTTTGGTTTAAGTGGCTAAGTGTGTAGTATTTGTGACATAGCGATAGAAGACTAATACATCctctaatatccagaatattgCCTTGTAATGAGAAAACTCAGTGATTCTGTAACAATTTTGACAATCTCAAATTTCACCCCATTCCAATATCACCACCACTTTAATTACACAcgtatgtattttataataattcctgaggtgctttaaaaaaaaaatcaatagatcCTTATTCTCTAAGAAAAATACAAGGAACTGCCTTCTGCTTCGTTTTATAGTTCTAAGTCTACTTCTGTGGCTACATCTTTCATTTGAATATAGGAGTTTTAAAACCAGAGT includes:
- the ARPC1A gene encoding actin-related protein 2/3 complex subunit 1A isoform X2, coding for MLFLLLVAAFCPLNTLRIMSLHQFLLEPITCHAWNRDRTQIALSPNNHEVHIYKKNGSQWVKAHELKEHNGHITGIDWAPKSDRIVTCGADRNAYVWSQKDGVWKPTLVILRINRAATFVKWSPLENKFAVGSGARLISVCYFESENDWWVSKHIKKPIRSTVLSLDWHPNNVLLAAGSCDFKCRVFSAYIKEVDEKPASTPWGSKMPFGQLMSEFGGSGTGGWVHGVSFSASGSRLAWVSHDSTVSVADASKSVQVSTLKTEFLPLLSVRFISENSVVAAGHDCCPMLFSCDDRGCLTFVSKLDIPKQSIQRNMSAMERFRNMDKRATTEDRNTALETLHQNSITQVSIYEVDKQDCRKFCTTGIDGAMTIWDFKTLESSIQGLRIM
- the ARPC1A gene encoding actin-related protein 2/3 complex subunit 1A isoform X1, encoding MSLHQFLLEPITCHAWNRDRTQIALSPNNHEVHIYKKNGSQWVKAHELKEHNGHITGIDWAPKSDRIVTCGADRNAYVWSQKDGVWKPTLVILRINRAATFVKWSPLENKFAVGSGARLISVCYFESENDWWVSKHIKKPIRSTVLSLDWHPNNVLLAAGSCDFKCRVFSAYIKEVDEKPASTPWGSKMPFGQLMSEFGGSGTGGWVHGVSFSASGSRLAWVSHDSTVSVADASKSVQVSTLKTEFLPLLSVRFISENSVVAAGHDCCPMLFSCDDRGCLTFVSKLDIPKQSIQRNMSAMERFRNMDKRATTEDRNTALETLHQNSITQVSIYEVDKQDCRKFCTTGIDGAMTIWDFKTLESSIQGLRIM